In Halanaeroarchaeum sp. HSR-CO, one DNA window encodes the following:
- a CDS encoding NRDE family protein: MCTILFALEQFEDVPLAVAANRDESPDRPASPPRVVAGGPRILMPLDERAGGTWMGVNEHGLFAIVANRWTNDELAGERSRGLLVRDVLGAESVDEAATTVREKTAEAEYDGFALLVASGDDATVFGWDGVLREESMEPGVHVLVNTGMDGSYSIPEERQTVGQRQADAADSLRDALEPRSGETGEEWVHRAGAALGDHEYGACVHHDRYQTVSSSLVELGADGHVDWWYADGQPCRTEFRRVDVPGFRRRK, translated from the coding sequence GTGTGCACCATCCTCTTCGCCCTGGAGCAGTTCGAGGATGTACCGCTGGCCGTCGCGGCGAACCGTGACGAATCGCCGGACCGACCCGCGAGTCCTCCACGAGTGGTGGCGGGCGGCCCGAGAATCCTCATGCCACTCGACGAACGAGCCGGCGGGACCTGGATGGGCGTCAACGAACACGGTCTGTTCGCCATCGTTGCCAATCGATGGACGAACGACGAACTGGCGGGGGAGCGGTCACGGGGGCTGCTCGTACGGGATGTCCTCGGCGCGGAATCCGTCGACGAGGCGGCCACCACGGTCCGGGAGAAGACCGCCGAGGCCGAGTACGATGGGTTCGCTTTGCTCGTCGCATCGGGCGATGACGCGACGGTCTTCGGGTGGGACGGCGTCCTCAGAGAGGAGTCGATGGAGCCGGGGGTTCACGTCCTCGTCAACACCGGGATGGACGGTTCGTACAGCATTCCGGAAGAGCGCCAGACCGTCGGTCAGCGACAGGCCGATGCAGCAGATTCCCTTCGCGACGCCCTGGAACCCAGGTCCGGCGAGACTGGCGAGGAGTGGGTACACCGGGCCGGCGCGGCGCTTGGCGATCACGAATACGGGGCGTGCGTCCACCACGACCGGTATCAGACCGTGTCGTCGTCGCTCGTCGAACTGGGTGCCGACGGGCACGTCGACTGGTGGTATGCGGACGGTCAACCGTGTCGGACCGAGTTCAGACGGGTGGACGTTCCAGGGTTTCGCCGAAGGAAGTGA
- a CDS encoding MarR family transcriptional regulator — MSAEVIEELSEDERRGLELVREAGSMYQSEFWKALDVSSRKGSRIATSLEEAGLVEREKAVYEGNTTYELKPVIRDRDLDYMLLMAGEMLSPFVGEEEMDPQSDAFSQWIMNLVYEEH, encoded by the coding sequence ATGAGCGCCGAAGTCATCGAGGAACTCTCCGAAGACGAACGTCGCGGACTGGAGCTAGTGCGCGAGGCCGGGTCGATGTATCAGTCGGAATTCTGGAAGGCCCTCGATGTCTCGTCGCGCAAGGGGAGCCGTATCGCCACCTCGCTCGAAGAGGCGGGCCTCGTCGAACGCGAAAAGGCGGTCTACGAGGGGAACACCACCTACGAACTCAAACCGGTCATCCGCGACCGGGACCTCGATTATATGCTACTGATGGCCGGCGAGATGCTCTCACCGTTCGTCGGAGAAGAGGAGATGGATCCACAATCCGACGCCTTCTCCCAGTGGATCATGAACCTCGTCTACGAGGAGCACTAG
- the gatA gene encoding Asp-tRNA(Asn)/Glu-tRNA(Gln) amidotransferase subunit GatA, with protein MSVNAFITEERIEGEDGGPLDGTTIAVKDNISTEGVRTTCGSDMLADYVPPYDATVVERLKDAGATIVGKANMDEFGMGTTTETSAFGPTTNPVDEERVPGGSSGGSAAAVAAGEADLALGTDTGGSIRCPAAFTGTVGIKPTYGLVSRYGLVAYANSLEQIGPIAPTVEAAAALLDVIAGPDERDATTREAGEDTDFAAAADGAVDGMRVGIPKQLTDGLEDAVENRFEAALDDLRDRGVETTEVSLPSVEYAVAAYYVIAMSEASSNLARFDGVRYGHSGGFEGNWNEAFSQSRSEAFGDEVKRRILLGTYALSAGYHDKYYKQAQDARAWIKQDFDDALADVDALVTPTMPVLPPKLGESLDDPLKMYLIDVNTVPVNLANLPAISVPAGKSDGLPVGVQFIGPAFGEETIVRLGSALA; from the coding sequence ATGAGCGTCAACGCGTTCATCACCGAGGAGCGGATCGAAGGCGAGGACGGCGGCCCCCTCGATGGAACGACCATCGCCGTCAAGGACAACATCTCCACCGAGGGCGTCAGGACGACCTGCGGGTCCGACATGCTCGCCGACTACGTGCCGCCGTACGACGCGACGGTCGTCGAGCGGCTGAAGGATGCGGGGGCGACCATCGTCGGGAAGGCCAACATGGACGAGTTCGGAATGGGGACGACCACCGAGACGTCGGCCTTCGGTCCGACGACGAACCCGGTCGACGAGGAACGGGTGCCCGGTGGTTCCTCCGGCGGGAGCGCCGCGGCGGTGGCTGCCGGTGAGGCGGACCTCGCGCTCGGCACCGACACCGGTGGCTCCATTCGCTGTCCAGCCGCGTTCACCGGAACGGTCGGTATCAAACCGACCTACGGCCTCGTCTCTCGGTACGGCCTCGTCGCCTACGCGAACAGCCTCGAACAGATCGGTCCCATCGCCCCGACCGTCGAGGCCGCGGCGGCACTGCTCGACGTCATCGCCGGGCCCGACGAACGCGACGCGACGACGCGCGAGGCGGGCGAGGATACCGATTTCGCAGCGGCTGCCGACGGGGCTGTCGACGGGATGCGCGTCGGTATCCCCAAACAACTGACCGACGGTCTCGAGGACGCCGTCGAGAACCGGTTCGAGGCAGCACTCGACGACCTCCGCGACCGGGGCGTCGAGACGACCGAGGTGAGCCTCCCGTCGGTCGAGTACGCCGTCGCCGCGTACTACGTCATCGCGATGTCCGAAGCGTCCTCGAATCTTGCTCGTTTCGATGGGGTTCGGTACGGGCATTCCGGTGGATTCGAGGGGAACTGGAACGAGGCGTTCTCGCAGTCACGGTCCGAGGCGTTCGGCGACGAGGTGAAACGCCGGATACTGCTCGGAACGTACGCACTCTCGGCCGGCTATCACGACAAGTACTACAAGCAGGCTCAGGACGCCAGAGCCTGGATCAAACAGGACTTCGACGATGCGCTGGCGGACGTCGACGCGCTCGTGACCCCGACGATGCCGGTCCTCCCACCGAAACTCGGGGAGAGCCTCGACGACCCGCTCAAGATGTACCTCATCGACGTGAACACGGTGCCGGTGAACCTGGCGAACCTGCCCGCCATCTCGGTTCCCGCCGGCAAATCCGACGGTCTCCCCGTCGGCGTCCAGTTCATCGGTCCGGCGTTCGGCGAGGAGACGATCGTCCGCCTCGGTAGCGCGCTGGCCTAG
- the gatC gene encoding Asp-tRNA(Asn)/Glu-tRNA(Gln) amidotransferase subunit GatC — protein sequence MSDSPVDAEEVRHVASLARVDLDDDEVATFTSQFQDILAYFDALDEVPAVEAEPDLVNVMRDDEIRESLSQEAALENAEETEDGRFKGPRVS from the coding sequence ATGAGCGATTCGCCCGTAGACGCCGAGGAGGTCCGTCACGTGGCGAGCCTCGCGCGAGTGGACCTGGACGACGACGAGGTCGCCACGTTCACCTCGCAGTTCCAGGACATCCTGGCATATTTCGATGCCCTGGACGAGGTTCCCGCGGTCGAGGCCGAACCGGACCTGGTGAATGTGATGCGCGACGACGAGATCCGGGAGTCACTCTCACAGGAGGCGGCACTCGAGAACGCCGAAGAGACCGAGGACGGGCGCTTCAAGGGACCACGCGTCTCATGA
- a CDS encoding transcription initiation factor IIB family protein, whose translation MTDQDEGNDRTRVRERATAETDEEERTERERDEREQICPECGGRLVTDEERGEVVCSECGLVVEEDEIDRGPEWRAFDAAERDEKSRVGAPTTKMMHDEGLSTTIGWQDRDAAGRMLSSRQRQKMQRLRTWNERFRTRDSKERNLKQALGEIDRMASALGLSHNVREMASVIYRRALDEDLLPGRSIEGVATASLYAAARQTGTPRSLDEVATVARVDRDEIARTYRYVARELSLEVEPADPAQYVPRFASALGVSDAVEREAKRLLATARETGQTSGKSPVGLAAAAVYAGAILANERVTQSEVSEVSNVSEVTIRNRYHELLEIQAERSDEQSSRSE comes from the coding sequence ATGACCGATCAGGACGAGGGGAATGATCGCACGCGGGTCCGAGAGCGAGCGACTGCCGAAACGGACGAGGAGGAACGGACAGAGCGGGAACGTGACGAGCGCGAACAGATTTGCCCGGAGTGTGGCGGCCGTCTCGTAACCGACGAGGAGCGGGGCGAAGTCGTCTGTTCGGAGTGTGGACTCGTCGTCGAGGAGGACGAGATCGACCGGGGGCCGGAGTGGCGAGCCTTCGACGCCGCCGAACGCGACGAGAAATCCCGCGTCGGCGCACCGACGACCAAGATGATGCACGACGAGGGGCTCTCGACGACCATCGGCTGGCAAGACCGTGACGCCGCCGGTCGAATGCTCTCCTCGCGCCAGCGCCAGAAGATGCAGCGGCTGCGAACGTGGAACGAGCGCTTCCGAACGCGCGATTCGAAAGAACGCAACCTCAAACAGGCCCTCGGCGAGATCGACCGGATGGCATCGGCCCTCGGCCTCTCCCACAACGTCCGGGAGATGGCATCGGTCATCTACCGACGGGCGCTCGACGAAGACCTCCTCCCGGGCCGGTCTATCGAGGGTGTCGCGACCGCATCGCTGTACGCCGCCGCTCGGCAGACGGGAACGCCACGCAGTCTGGACGAAGTTGCGACGGTCGCCCGCGTCGATCGGGACGAGATCGCCAGGACCTATCGGTACGTCGCCCGCGAACTCTCACTCGAGGTAGAACCCGCCGATCCCGCCCAGTACGTCCCGCGATTCGCGTCTGCCCTTGGAGTCTCAGACGCCGTCGAACGGGAGGCGAAACGACTGCTGGCGACGGCCAGGGAGACGGGTCAGACCAGCGGGAAGAGTCCGGTCGGCCTGGCCGCAGCCGCCGTTTACGCGGGGGCTATCCTCGCGAACGAGCGGGTGACCCAGAGCGAAGTGAGCGAGGTGTCCAACGTCTCGGAGGTCACCATCCGGAACCGCTACCACGAACTGCTCGAGATACAGGCAGAGCGATCGGACGAGCAGTCGTCCAGGAGTGAGTGA
- a CDS encoding SDR family oxidoreductase: MSGMLDGKTAVITGGASGIGRQIGRRYAEEGANLVVADLQNEPREGGTPLVEEAESMGVSATYVECDVTNTAQLQAAVDAADEFGGVDVMVNNAGIFRGKEFTAVEESEFDQMMDVNVKGVFFGAQAAAKKLLEDGREGSIINMSSVAGLTGSAQYTTYCASKGAVRLLSYSLASELGPEGIRVNAIHPGLIETEMTTEDVPIIGTEGGDQYKQSIPLGRWGEPADVADGALFLASDLSSYVNGESLVIDGGMTYA, from the coding sequence ATGTCTGGAATGCTCGATGGCAAGACGGCAGTGATAACGGGTGGCGCGAGCGGTATCGGTCGACAGATCGGCCGCCGATACGCCGAAGAGGGAGCGAATCTCGTGGTCGCCGACCTCCAGAACGAACCACGAGAGGGTGGCACGCCCCTCGTCGAGGAGGCGGAGTCGATGGGCGTCTCGGCGACGTACGTCGAGTGCGACGTGACGAACACGGCGCAGTTGCAGGCCGCCGTCGACGCGGCGGACGAGTTCGGCGGCGTCGACGTGATGGTGAACAACGCCGGCATCTTCCGCGGGAAGGAGTTCACCGCGGTCGAAGAGTCGGAGTTCGACCAGATGATGGACGTCAACGTCAAAGGCGTGTTCTTCGGCGCCCAGGCGGCCGCGAAGAAGCTGCTCGAAGACGGTCGCGAGGGTTCGATCATCAATATGTCCAGCGTCGCGGGACTGACCGGGTCGGCCCAGTATACGACCTACTGCGCGTCGAAAGGGGCCGTTCGTCTCCTCTCGTACTCGCTGGCGTCGGAACTCGGGCCCGAAGGAATCCGTGTGAACGCCATCCATCCGGGGCTCATCGAGACGGAGATGACCACCGAGGACGTGCCGATCATCGGGACGGAGGGCGGCGATCAGTACAAGCAGAGTATCCCACTCGGACGGTGGGGTGAGCCTGCGGACGTCGCGGACGGGGCCCTCTTCCTCGCCAGCGACCTGTCCTCGTACGTGAACGGTGAAAGTCTGGTCATCGACGGCGGGATGACCTACGCCTGA
- a CDS encoding asparagine synthase C-terminal domain-containing protein, with protein sequence MIRGAEPSTVLRALASSNPFPGGRGFAGQLPDGPLVRDVLGRVPLSTEGPPETWSPGDDWAFDPMSLEDAHLVAAGSVVDDDGIADQWTLPDPDPIPPDEALAGLRAALESALVRVDTEGLAIAFSGGVDSALLASILEAPLYTVGFPESHDLETARAVAEKLGLDLTVRALSLDELESVVPRVARSIDGTNAMDVQIAIPLAFVGEAAADDGFDRLALGQGADELFGGYAKIEAVDHRVAATTIRGARWEVLAAMSPGLARDTLAVRATGIEPIFPFLDDAVVEAALALPSSLIVDDGVRKRALRAVATDYLPGSVANRDKKAMQYGSLVARELDRLARQAGFKRRMDDHVSQYVRARVGDHSQNL encoded by the coding sequence ATGATCCGTGGGGCGGAGCCATCTACCGTCCTGCGGGCACTCGCTTCCTCGAATCCCTTTCCAGGTGGTCGTGGTTTCGCCGGTCAACTACCGGATGGGCCGCTCGTCAGGGACGTCCTCGGCCGCGTCCCACTTTCCACCGAGGGGCCGCCGGAGACCTGGTCGCCAGGTGACGACTGGGCGTTCGATCCGATGTCGCTCGAAGATGCCCACCTGGTTGCTGCCGGTTCGGTCGTCGATGACGACGGTATCGCAGACCAGTGGACCCTCCCCGATCCGGATCCGATCCCACCGGACGAGGCGCTGGCGGGACTTCGAGCCGCACTGGAATCCGCTCTCGTGCGCGTCGATACCGAGGGACTCGCGATAGCGTTCTCGGGTGGCGTCGATTCCGCGTTGCTCGCGAGCATCCTCGAGGCCCCACTGTACACGGTCGGCTTCCCGGAGAGCCACGACCTCGAAACGGCTCGTGCCGTCGCCGAGAAACTCGGACTGGATCTCACGGTGCGAGCGCTCTCCCTCGACGAACTCGAATCGGTCGTACCACGCGTCGCCCGCTCCATCGACGGGACGAACGCGATGGACGTCCAGATCGCGATCCCACTCGCCTTCGTCGGGGAGGCCGCCGCCGACGATGGATTCGATCGCCTGGCCCTGGGACAGGGAGCGGACGAGTTGTTCGGTGGGTACGCGAAGATCGAAGCCGTCGACCATCGGGTCGCGGCCACGACGATACGGGGCGCCCGCTGGGAAGTGCTGGCCGCGATGTCGCCGGGACTCGCTCGGGACACCCTGGCTGTCCGTGCGACGGGCATCGAACCGATCTTTCCATTCCTCGACGATGCGGTCGTCGAGGCGGCACTCGCACTGCCGTCGTCGCTCATCGTCGACGACGGCGTTCGAAAACGAGCCCTTCGAGCGGTTGCGACCGATTATCTTCCCGGTTCGGTCGCAAACCGGGACAAGAAGGCGATGCAGTACGGAAGCCTCGTCGCTCGAGAACTCGACCGCCTCGCCAGACAGGCGGGATTCAAACGGCGAATGGACGATCACGTCAGCCAGTACGTTCGCGCACGCGTCGGGGATCATTCTCAGAACCTGTAA
- a CDS encoding PHP domain-containing protein — MLTVELHSHSALSYDGRDPVEMLLEQAAAVGLDALVVTDHDEFAASREAAELAPEYGLLGIAGMEVTSEAGHVLAIGIDEQVPSELPFEETIDAIHDRGGIAIVPHPFQKSRSGVAPNVSTEVLRSADAIEVYNSRLLTGRSNRRAERFARKYGLPMTAGSDAHIAEMVGQAVTLVDAPETTVESVLEAIRTGQTTVEGKRTPWRISFRQMAGGVKRRIKNRIADAFV, encoded by the coding sequence GTGCTGACGGTCGAGCTCCACTCCCACTCCGCGTTGTCCTACGACGGTCGGGACCCCGTCGAGATGTTGTTAGAGCAAGCGGCGGCCGTCGGGCTGGACGCGCTCGTCGTCACCGACCACGACGAATTCGCAGCGAGTCGGGAGGCTGCAGAACTCGCGCCCGAATACGGCCTCCTCGGTATCGCCGGGATGGAGGTGACCTCCGAGGCCGGTCACGTTCTCGCCATCGGAATCGACGAACAGGTCCCCTCCGAACTCCCCTTCGAGGAGACCATCGACGCCATTCACGACCGCGGGGGTATCGCGATCGTTCCCCATCCGTTCCAGAAGTCACGAAGTGGCGTCGCACCGAACGTCTCCACCGAAGTGCTCCGGAGCGCGGATGCCATCGAGGTCTACAACTCGCGACTCTTGACGGGTCGGTCGAACCGGCGTGCAGAGCGGTTCGCAAGGAAATATGGACTGCCGATGACGGCCGGCAGCGACGCCCACATCGCGGAGATGGTGGGCCAGGCGGTCACTCTCGTCGACGCCCCGGAGACGACGGTCGAATCTGTTCTGGAGGCCATTCGTACCGGACAGACCACCGTCGAGGGCAAGCGGACCCCCTGGCGGATCAGCTTCCGGCAGATGGCGGGCGGCGTGAAACGCCGCATCAAGAACCGGATCGCCGACGCGTTCGTATGA
- the purL gene encoding phosphoribosylformylglycinamidine synthase subunit PurL, which yields MSLPDSDRDLVVDALEREPTTAEAALFENLWSEHCAYRSSRPLLSGFDSAGEQVIVGPGDDAAIVAIDEDTYVAFGIESHNHPSYVDPYDGAATGVGGIVRDILSMGAYPIALTDSIYFGDFDREHSRYLLEGVVEGIGDYGNSIGVPTVRGSTQFHEKYEGNPLVNVSCVGLLDEDRLVTADAKEPGNKLVLVGNATGRDGLGGASFASEDLSEDAETEDRPAVQVGDPYTEKLLIEANEELVTEGLVEAARDLGAAGLGGATSEMAAKGELGCDIDLNSVHLRETGMNATEILLAESQERMAYEVRPENVEAVESVADRFDLGFSVIGEMTDTGRYVCHFDGETVVDVPATFVADGAPMNDLPSIEPTQPERDLPDADLETAFETVVSSPNTASKRWVYRQYDHEVGTRTALLPGDDAAIMAIREAETGLAISAGANPGWTETAPYDGARAVAIENATNIAAKGATPLAAVDCLNGGNPEKPDVYGDFSAMVDGLADGCSTLDIPVVGGNVSLYNDSVEGPIPPTPTLSMIGVKDGYDAPPLSLSGEAALLLVGGHVDQVGGSEYLAQLGGTDEFPTLPEDPGDVISTLANVANESTTLAIHDVSDGGLAVTVAEMVTEDAGADVSVPDRLALFAEAPGRAVVETTDPEAVKAAFDVIAPVVDLGRSTSDGRLSIAVDDDGDLEYDATRIAAFRSTLESALD from the coding sequence ATGAGTCTTCCCGATTCGGATCGCGACCTCGTCGTCGACGCCCTCGAGCGTGAGCCCACCACCGCCGAGGCGGCGCTCTTCGAGAACCTCTGGAGCGAACACTGCGCGTACCGCTCCTCACGACCATTACTCTCAGGGTTCGACTCCGCGGGCGAACAGGTGATCGTCGGCCCCGGCGACGACGCCGCCATCGTCGCCATCGACGAGGACACGTACGTCGCCTTCGGCATCGAGAGTCACAACCACCCCTCCTACGTCGACCCCTACGACGGTGCGGCGACCGGCGTCGGTGGCATCGTCCGTGACATCCTCTCGATGGGCGCCTACCCCATCGCACTCACGGACTCGATCTATTTCGGTGATTTCGACCGGGAACACTCGCGGTACCTGCTGGAGGGTGTCGTCGAGGGTATCGGCGATTACGGCAACTCGATCGGCGTCCCGACCGTCCGTGGGAGCACGCAGTTTCACGAGAAATACGAGGGAAATCCGCTCGTCAACGTCTCCTGTGTGGGACTACTAGACGAAGACCGACTGGTTACCGCGGACGCGAAAGAACCGGGCAACAAACTCGTTCTCGTCGGCAACGCCACCGGGCGGGACGGTCTCGGCGGTGCCAGCTTCGCCAGCGAGGATCTAAGCGAGGACGCGGAGACCGAAGACCGGCCAGCCGTCCAGGTCGGCGACCCGTACACTGAGAAACTCCTCATCGAGGCCAACGAGGAACTCGTCACCGAGGGGCTGGTCGAAGCTGCACGGGACCTGGGGGCGGCGGGTCTCGGCGGTGCGACCTCCGAGATGGCCGCGAAAGGAGAGCTGGGCTGCGATATCGACCTGAATTCGGTTCACCTCCGGGAGACGGGGATGAACGCGACCGAGATACTCCTCGCGGAGTCTCAGGAGCGGATGGCCTACGAGGTCCGACCCGAGAACGTCGAGGCCGTCGAATCGGTCGCGGACCGCTTCGATCTCGGGTTCTCCGTCATCGGCGAGATGACCGACACCGGTCGGTACGTCTGTCACTTCGACGGGGAGACGGTCGTCGACGTCCCGGCGACCTTCGTCGCCGATGGAGCACCGATGAACGACCTGCCGTCGATCGAACCGACCCAGCCCGAGCGTGACCTGCCCGACGCCGACCTCGAGACCGCCTTCGAGACGGTCGTCTCGAGTCCCAACACGGCCAGCAAACGCTGGGTCTATCGCCAGTACGATCACGAGGTCGGCACACGCACGGCTCTGCTCCCGGGCGACGATGCCGCGATCATGGCGATCCGTGAGGCCGAAACGGGGCTGGCCATCTCCGCCGGCGCGAACCCAGGGTGGACGGAGACGGCTCCCTACGATGGCGCACGAGCAGTCGCCATCGAGAACGCGACCAACATCGCGGCCAAGGGAGCGACGCCCCTCGCCGCCGTCGACTGCCTCAACGGCGGCAACCCCGAGAAACCGGACGTGTACGGGGATTTCTCCGCCATGGTCGACGGGTTGGCTGACGGGTGTTCGACCCTGGATATCCCGGTCGTCGGTGGGAACGTCTCGCTGTACAACGACTCCGTCGAGGGCCCGATCCCGCCGACACCCACGCTCTCGATGATCGGCGTCAAGGACGGCTACGACGCACCGCCACTCTCGCTCTCGGGCGAGGCCGCGCTCCTCCTGGTCGGGGGGCACGTCGACCAGGTCGGTGGCTCAGAGTACCTCGCGCAGCTGGGCGGCACGGACGAGTTCCCCACGCTCCCGGAGGACCCGGGCGACGTCATCTCGACGCTCGCGAACGTCGCGAACGAATCGACGACACTCGCTATCCACGACGTGAGCGACGGTGGACTGGCCGTCACGGTCGCCGAGATGGTGACCGAAGATGCGGGTGCCGACGTCAGCGTGCCGGACCGATTGGCCCTCTTCGCCGAGGCACCCGGCCGTGCGGTCGTGGAGACGACCGACCCGGAGGCGGTGAAAGCGGCGTTCGACGTAATCGCACCCGTCGTCGACCTCGGCAGGTCGACGTCGGACGGTCGCCTCTCCATCGCGGTGGACGACGATGGCGACCTCGAATACGACGCGACCCGCATCGCGGCGTTCCGCTCGACCCTCGAATCGGCCCTCGACTGA
- a CDS encoding universal stress protein → MHFVVAYDGTPITDTALARAGTLADGVDGAVTAVTILPQGNTEYARERGWIGDDDPWERDSILDGLRRSVDSVATNATFVFKMVDRYAPRGKIGRVIRTTAETADVDVLVIGTENAGRVFATLTTVTQSVANGTYDLHVVRSVPSLSE, encoded by the coding sequence ATGCACTTCGTCGTGGCCTACGACGGCACGCCGATTACAGATACGGCTCTCGCTCGGGCGGGGACCCTCGCCGACGGCGTCGACGGTGCGGTGACCGCAGTGACCATTCTTCCCCAGGGAAACACTGAGTACGCCCGCGAACGAGGATGGATCGGGGACGACGACCCGTGGGAAAGGGATTCGATACTCGATGGCCTCCGGCGTTCGGTCGATTCGGTCGCGACGAATGCGACGTTCGTTTTCAAAATGGTCGACAGATATGCGCCTCGCGGGAAGATCGGCCGCGTCATACGGACTACAGCAGAGACAGCGGACGTCGACGTCCTCGTCATCGGCACGGAGAACGCCGGTCGCGTCTTCGCCACGCTCACGACGGTCACGCAGAGCGTCGCGAACGGCACCTACGACCTCCACGTCGTCCGATCGGTGCCATCGCTGTCCGAGTGA
- the hisF gene encoding imidazole glycerol phosphate synthase subunit HisF: MTLTKRVIPCIDVDIDDNGDAAVYTGVQFEDLKYTGDPVEMAKRYNEAGADEFVFLDITASAEGRETMLDVVERVADEVFIPLTVGGGIRTVADIKETLRAGADKVSINTGAIERPELITEGAKAFGSQCIVVSVDARRRTDDEGENYVDVDGERVWFEATVKGGREGTGIDVLEWVEEAERRGAGEIFVNSIDRDGTKDGYDLALMEAVSDRVSLPVIASSGCGSPEHMREVYDVGADAALAASIFHFDEYSIEETKRYLDENDVPVRK; encoded by the coding sequence ATGACGCTCACGAAACGCGTCATCCCGTGTATCGACGTCGACATCGACGACAACGGTGATGCGGCCGTCTACACGGGCGTCCAGTTCGAGGACCTCAAATACACCGGCGACCCCGTCGAGATGGCCAAACGATACAACGAGGCCGGCGCCGACGAGTTCGTCTTCCTCGATATCACCGCGAGTGCCGAGGGGCGCGAGACCATGCTCGACGTCGTCGAACGAGTCGCCGACGAGGTATTCATCCCCCTGACCGTCGGTGGCGGAATTCGGACCGTAGCGGACATCAAGGAGACCCTCCGGGCGGGTGCCGACAAGGTCTCCATCAACACCGGTGCCATCGAGCGGCCGGAACTCATCACGGAGGGCGCGAAGGCATTCGGGAGTCAGTGTATCGTCGTCTCGGTCGACGCCCGTCGTCGAACCGACGACGAAGGCGAGAACTACGTAGACGTCGACGGTGAGCGTGTCTGGTTCGAGGCGACGGTGAAAGGTGGTCGAGAGGGGACTGGCATCGACGTTCTGGAGTGGGTCGAGGAGGCCGAGCGACGGGGAGCCGGTGAGATATTCGTCAACTCCATCGATCGCGACGGGACGAAAGACGGGTACGACCTGGCACTCATGGAGGCCGTCTCGGACCGCGTCTCGCTGCCGGTCATCGCCTCCTCAGGATGTGGGTCGCCGGAACACATGCGCGAGGTGTACGACGTCGGTGCTGATGCGGCACTTGCCGCGTCCATCTTCCACTTCGACGAATACTCGATCGAAGAGACGAAACGGTACCTCGACGAGAACGACGTCCCGGTCAGAAAGTAA
- a CDS encoding DNA-directed RNA polymerase subunit L, whose translation MDLRVIEKSDEELTIEIAGEDHTFMNVLKGALLESEGVAAATYDMNPEQSGGQTEPVLTITTEAGTDPLDALADATGVVTEQLDAFREAFQAAV comes from the coding sequence ATGGATCTGCGGGTCATCGAAAAGAGTGACGAAGAACTCACCATCGAGATCGCTGGCGAGGACCACACGTTCATGAACGTCCTCAAGGGGGCACTGCTGGAGTCCGAGGGCGTCGCCGCGGCGACCTACGACATGAACCCCGAGCAATCCGGCGGGCAGACCGAACCGGTGTTGACGATCACCACTGAGGCGGGAACGGACCCGCTGGACGCCCTGGCCGATGCGACCGGCGTCGTGACCGAGCAACTGGATGCGTTCCGCGAGGCGTTCCAGGCGGCCGTCTGA